TCGAGGTGCTGGAGCTCTCGCCGCCCTATGTGCAAACGGAACTTACCGGCGCGCAGCAAGCCTCCGACCCGCGCGCCATGCCTCTCGCGGCCTATGTCACCGAGGTGGTGCAACAGCTCGAACAGGCCGATCATCCTCGGGGCGAGCTGTTGCTCGAACGCGATCAGTCCCGGCGCTGGGCCGAGCGCGATGGCCGCTACGAGGAACTCTTCGCAGCCCTGAACCCAGGCTGAGCTTTCAGGGCTACTAACAGGAAGAAGCCACCGTAGAGGCGCCTCCAGGGCGATCTGCGGTGGCCACTCCAACAGCTCTCGTAACGCTTGGGCTACAGCAGCCCCAGTTCCGCCAGCTCGCGCCGCATCTGCTCGGGCATGACGCCGAGATCGCCGCTGCGCCCGTCGATGTCGCGCGGCGCGTCCTTGTCCTGGAGGTAACGCCAGCCTTGGAACGGCCGGAACGGACGGGGCTCGACCGGCACCACCACCGGCTCCATCACCAGATGGCAGCGGCCGATGCCCTCGCCATCAGTGAAGGGGCGGATGGCGATCAGGCGCTGGCGGGCCGAGACCTGGCCCTTGATAACCCAGTAGAGCGATCCGCCGTTGACGATCTCCTCGACCCGCTTCGGCACCATGCGGGTGGTGTGCAACTG
This genomic interval from Bosea sp. 29B contains the following:
- a CDS encoding DUF1489 family protein — encoded protein: MPLHILKLCVGAESISDLEEWIAERQAQRRARGEPAEQLHTTRMVPKRVEEIVNGGSLYWVIKGQVSARQRLIAIRPFTDGEGIGRCHLVMEPVVVPVEPRPFRPFQGWRYLQDKDAPRDIDGRSGDLGVMPEQMRRELAELGLL